The nucleotide sequence TCGGACGCCTGTATCGCGAGCACGGCGTGATCACGTCGATTCACGGTCGCCGTCTCATCAACCAGTCGGCGATCGGCGTGATCAAGGCGCATCGCTATGCCCACCACGTCACGGGAGCAGCTCTGCCGCTCGAGCAGACGAAGCGGGTGCTCGATGCCCTGCTCACGCTCGACCACGGCCCCGCGTCGCTCGATATCGCGCGACTGCTGCTTGACTACGACGAGCACGGCGACGGGCGGTCGCTCGTCGACTACCTGCGCGACGCCCTCGCGTCCACGCAGCGGGCCCCGCGCAACGCGGGCGGCACCGACGTCGTGCTGTACGGCTTCGGGCGCATCGGGCGACTGCTCGCGCGCATCCTGATCGCTCACGCCGGCAACGGTGCCGGGCTGCACCTGCGGGCTATCGTCGTGCGCCGCGGCGGCGAGAACGACCTCGTCAAGCGGGCAAGTCTGCTGCGTCGTGACTCGGTGCACGGGCCTTTCGATGGTTCGATCTCGGTCGACCAGAAAGCGGGCACCATTCTCGCCAACGGCACGCTCATCCAGGTCATCTACGCCGACGACCCGGCCGCGATCGACTACACCGCCTACGGCATTCACGACGCGATCGTCGTCGACAACACGGGCCGCTGGCGCGACGAGGAGGGGCTCTCGCAGCACCTGCGGTCGACAGGAGTCGCGCGCGTGCTGCTGACAGCACCCGGCAAGGGTGCGCTGCCGAACGTCGTGCACGGCATCAACCACGAGTCGATCGAGCCCGAGCATCGCATCGTGACCGCAGCCTCCTGCACCACGAACGCGATCACGCCCGTGCTCAAGGTGCTCGACGACGAGTACGGCATCGTGCACGGGCACGTCGAGACGGTGCACTCGTTCACCAACGACCAGAACCTCATCGACAACTTCCACAAGGGCGACAGGCGTGGCCGCTCGGCCGCGCTCAACATGGTCATCACCGAGACGGGGGCCGCGAAGGCGGTGGCCAAGGCACTGCCTGCGCTCGAGGGCAAGCTGACGGGCAACGCCATCCGCGTGCCAACGCCTGACGTCTCGATGGCGATTCTCAACCTGCGGCTCGAGCGCCCGACGACGCGCGACGCGGTCAACCATTTCTTGCGCGAGACGTCGCTGCACTCAGAGCTTCGCCAGCAAATCGACTACATCGAGTCGCCCGAGGTCGTGTCGACCGACTTCATCGGCTCGCACCGTGCCGGCATCGTCGACGGGCTCGCGACCATCTGCACGGGCGACAATCTCATCGTTTACGTCTGGTACGACAACGAGTACGGGTACAGCTCGCAGGTCGTGCGCGTGCTCGAGACGATGGCGGGCAGTCACCCGACCGTCGTGCCGGAGCGCGTCGGCGCCTAGCGCTCACGCCGAGTGTGCCTGTTGCGCGCGAGTGAGCCCCGGCTGGGCAGGCACAGTGGAGCGCAACGGGTACCTTCGCGCCCCGGTCAGCGAAAGGCAGCGATTCCCGTGATCGCGTTGCCGAGAATGAGCGTGTGCACGTCGTCGGTGCCCTCGTAGGTGCGCACCGACTCGAGGTTGTTGGCGTGCCGCAGCGGCGAGTGCTCGAGCGTGATGCCGTTGCCGCCGAGCATCGCCCGTGCCTCGCGCGCGATGGCAATCGCCTCGCGCGTGTTGTTGAGCTTGCCGACTGAGATCTGGTGCGGCTGCAGCTGGCCGGCATCTTTCAACCGCCCGAGCTGCAGCGCGAGCAAGAAGCCCTTGTCGATCTCGAGGGCCATGTCGACGAGCTTTTGCTGCGTGAGTTGATATGCGGCGACGGGCTTGCCGAATACTTCGCGCTGCTGCACGTAGGCGAGGGCGGCGCGGTAGCTGTCGAGCGCCGCACCCATGACCCCCCACATGATGCCGTACCGCGCTTGGTTGAGGCACGTGAAGGGGCCGCGCAGTCCCTCCGCTCCCGGCAGCTGGGCGTCGGCGGGCACGCGCACCTCGTCGAGCACGATGTCGCACTGGATCGACGCCCGCATCGACAGCTTCTGCCCGATCGGCGTGGCGGTGAAGCCTGAGCTGTCGGTGGGCACGATGAAGCCGCGGATGCCCGCCTCGGTCTGCGCCCAGATCACAGCGATGTCGGCGATCGACGCGAGGCCGATCCAGCGCTTCGACCCCGAGATGACCCAGTCGTCGCCATCGCGGCGTGCGACGGTCTGCATCGAGGCCGGGTCGCTGCCTGCATTCGGCTCAGTGAGGCCGAAGCATCCGATGATCTCGCCCGCCGCCATGCCGGGCAGCCACTGCTGCTTGTGCTCCTCCGAGCCGAAGGTGTGGATCGCGGTCATGGCGAGCGAGCCCTGCACCGACACGAAGGTGCGAATGCCGCTGTCGCCGGCCTCGAGCTCGGCGGCCGCGAGGCCGTACTCGACCGCGGAACGACCGCCGCCGCCGTAGCCCTGCAGGTGCATGCCGAGCAAGCCGGCCTCGCCCATGGGCGCGATCAGTTCACGAGGGAACTCGCCGCGGTCGTACCATTCGGCGATGCCCGG is from Microcella sp. and encodes:
- a CDS encoding glyceraldehyde-3-phosphate dehydrogenase → MTDDVLAQRDAWKARETLAEQLIPLIGRLYREHGVITSIHGRRLINQSAIGVIKAHRYAHHVTGAALPLEQTKRVLDALLTLDHGPASLDIARLLLDYDEHGDGRSLVDYLRDALASTQRAPRNAGGTDVVLYGFGRIGRLLARILIAHAGNGAGLHLRAIVVRRGGENDLVKRASLLRRDSVHGPFDGSISVDQKAGTILANGTLIQVIYADDPAAIDYTAYGIHDAIVVDNTGRWRDEEGLSQHLRSTGVARVLLTAPGKGALPNVVHGINHESIEPEHRIVTAASCTTNAITPVLKVLDDEYGIVHGHVETVHSFTNDQNLIDNFHKGDRRGRSAALNMVITETGAAKAVAKALPALEGKLTGNAIRVPTPDVSMAILNLRLERPTTRDAVNHFLRETSLHSELRQQIDYIESPEVVSTDFIGSHRAGIVDGLATICTGDNLIVYVWYDNEYGYSSQVVRVLETMAGSHPTVVPERVGA
- a CDS encoding acyl-CoA dehydrogenase family protein, which produces MTDSPLDLIGFDALLSDDERATRDRVRAFVESHVRPGIAEWYDRGEFPRELIAPMGEAGLLGMHLQGYGGGGRSAVEYGLAAAELEAGDSGIRTFVSVQGSLAMTAIHTFGSEEHKQQWLPGMAAGEIIGCFGLTEPNAGSDPASMQTVARRDGDDWVISGSKRWIGLASIADIAVIWAQTEAGIRGFIVPTDSSGFTATPIGQKLSMRASIQCDIVLDEVRVPADAQLPGAEGLRGPFTCLNQARYGIMWGVMGAALDSYRAALAYVQQREVFGKPVAAYQLTQQKLVDMALEIDKGFLLALQLGRLKDAGQLQPHQISVGKLNNTREAIAIAREARAMLGGNGITLEHSPLRHANNLESVRTYEGTDDVHTLILGNAITGIAAFR